A region of Procambarus clarkii isolate CNS0578487 chromosome 48, FALCON_Pclarkii_2.0, whole genome shotgun sequence DNA encodes the following proteins:
- the LOC138351075 gene encoding sperm acrosomal protein FSA-ACR.1-like: MGGGLFPTFQLAAEAGRPEEAGRPEEAGRPEEAGRPEEAGRPEEAGRPEEAGRPEEAGRPEEAAATAADAIELAAEEAVAVFCGRVCNSYCSCILCNALHVPSSTAEEGTAEEATGEERTAEEGTAEEATGEEGTAEEATGEEGTAEEAAAEEAAGEEGTAEKTSAEEAAAEEAAAEEAAAEEAAAEEAAAEEATGEEGTAEEASAEEATAVAPEKTAAAAAATATEKWKKQEDHQQQRKKQQQ, translated from the coding sequence atgggggggggcctTTTCCCCACATTCCAGTTAGCAGCAGAAGCAGGTAGACCAGAGGAAGCAGGTAGACCAGAGGAAGCAGGTAGACCAGAGGAAGCAGGTAGACCAGAGGAAGCAGGTAGACCAGAGGAAGCAGGTAGACCAGAGGAAGCAGGTAGACCAGAGGAAGCAGGTAGACCAgaggaagcagcagcaacagcagcggaCGCTATAGAATTAGCAGCAGAGGAAGCAGTTGCTGTATTTTGCGGCAGAGTATGCAACAGCTACTGCTCTTGCATACTCTGCAATGCTCTGCATGTTCCTTCCTCAACAGCAGAGGAAGGAACAGCAGAGGAAGCAACAGGAGAGGAAAGAACAGCAGAGGAAGGAACAGCAGAGGAAGCAACAGGAGAGGAAGGAACAGCAGAGGAAGCAACAGGAGAGGAAGGAACAGCAGAGGAAGCAGCAGCAgaggaagcagcaggagaggaAGGAACAGCAGAGAAAACATCAGCAGAGGAAGCAGCAGCAGAGGAAGCAGCAGCAGAGGAAGCAGCAGCAGAGGAAGCAGCAGCAGAGGAAGCAGCAGCAGAGGAAGCAACAGGAGAGGAAGGAACAGCAGAGGAAGCATCAGCAGAGGAAGCAACCGCAGTAGCACCAGagaaaacagcagcagcagcagcagcaacagccacaGAAAAGTGGAAGAAACAAGAGGATCATCAACAACAAAGAAAAaaacagcagcaatag
- the LOC138351076 gene encoding ras guanine nucleotide exchange factor E-like → MNINSSNTCNSSHCYCKMNINSSNTCNSSHCYCKMNINSSNTCNSSHCYCKMNINSSNTCNSSHCYCKMNINSSNTCNSSHCYCKMNINSSNTCNSSHCYCKMNINSSNTCNSSHCYCKMNINSSNTCNSSHCYCKMNINSSNTCNSSHCYCKMNINSSNTCNSSHCYCKMNINSSNTCNSSHCYCKMNINSSNTCNSSHCYCKMNINSSNTCNSSHCYCKMNSNSSNTCNSSHCYCKMNSNSEPAPPKPP, encoded by the coding sequence ATGAACATCAACAGTAGCAACACTTGTAACAGCAGCCACTGCTACTGCAAGATGAACATCAACAGTAGCAACACTTGTAACAGCAGCCACTGCTACTGCAAGATGAACATCAACAGTAGCAACACTTGTAACAGCAGCCACTGCTACTGCAAGATGAACATCAACAGTAGCAACACTTGTAACAGCAGCCACTGCTACTGCAAGATGAACATCAACAGTAGCAACACTTGTAACAGCAGCCACTGCTACTGCAAGATGAACATCAACAGTAGCAACACTTGTAACAGCAGCCACTGCTACTGCAAGATGAACATCAACAGTAGCAACACTTGTAACAGCAGCCACTGCTACTGCAAGATGAACATCAACAGTAGCAACACTTGTAACAGCAGCCACTGCTACTGCAAGATGAACATCAACAGTAGCAACACTTGTAACAGCAGCCACTGCTACTGCAAGATGAACATCAACAGTAGCAACACTTGTAACAGCAGCCACTGCTACTGCAAGATGAACATCAACAGTAGCAACACTTGTAACAGCAGCCACTGCTACTGCAAGATGAACATCAACAGTAGCAACACTTGTAACAGCAGCCACTGCTACTGCAAGATGAACATCAACAGTAGCAACACTTGTAACAGCAGCCACTGCTACTGCAAGAtgaacagcaacagtagcaacacttGTAACAGCAGCCACTGCTACTGCAAGATGAACAGCAACAGCGAACCAGCGCCCCCTAAACCCCCCTAA